AGATTAAAGAATGGGATAGTGTAGAGGAGTGTGAAAAACAAGCTACAAAGCTTATTAATTCTAAGATAAAAAAGGGATATAAAGAGGTTAATTTTGATTATAATAATCACCATTATTTTGATGATATGGATTATGATATTGATTTTCTTACTTCACACCCTAACTTTAGAGAACATTTTACTGATGAACAACTTTATTGTAATTGTGGAGATGAGGAAACACCTTTTGGAAATGATACAGGGAATGATGTACTTCATATAATAGAAGAGAAAATAAGGAAAAATAAAAATTTTAGTTTTGTAGATTTTCCAAAAAATTTAGTAGAAAAAGAGTGGGGAATAGAGTATTTTGAACCTGTATCTATAAATGATGAGAAAGTTTTTGCAGAGGAGTTAAAAATAAAAGATAAAGGATTAAGTAGAGAAGCTATTATCAATGAAAGTGATGAAGTAGTAATAGCAACAGCCTTTGCACAGATAAAAATAACAGGGAAGATAGATAAAGAGCTAAAAGAAAAGGCTTTATTATCTTTAAAAAGAATGGAATTGATAGCTAAAATCTGTGGGTATGGAGAATCTAAAATTAATAAACAACTTTATAGTGATTTAGAGAGTTTTAAAAATTAAGGAGATTACTATGGAATATATAAAAGATTTTCCAAAAAATGAAGATAGAGAAAGTTTTGACAAATTATGGGAAAATTGTACAAAGCTTGTTTGGATAGATTGGAGAGAGTATGATGAGGATATAATTAATTATATAGAGAATGTAATTCAATCTGGAAAACTTATTGGAAAAAATGAAGATGCTGATAATAAAATGGGATTTAATATAATTATCGAATGGAATGGAAAGGAGTATAAAATATCTTATCCTAATGAGAAAGGGTCTGATAGAGATACTACTATAAAGACTTTAAATAAGGTAATACAGTCAGAGTATGAAATAAGATTATTTATGGAAAGCTTAGGAAGTGATACCTTAGCTTTTGTTCCACTTGCTAAAGAGAAGTGGGAAGAATTGGAAAAAGATTTTGGAGTAGAGAAAGTAAATTATTATTTTTCTAAGGTAGATGATAATAGTAAGATGTTTGATTTGGATATGAACGAACTTTTTAAACTTTTGGATAAGAGAAAAGAGATAAAAAATTTTTTTGATTAGAGGTGGAATATGGAAAAATTAAGAGTAGATGATTTTGAAATAGAAGAAAATGATTGGGGATATATTTTTTCAACTTATTTTGATTTTTTGGGGGAAGAAGTAGGACTAACATTAGATTTAGATTACAATATAAAAGATGAAAAAGAGATTTCAGAAGAGAAAATCAGAGAAGTTATAGAAAAGACTTTAAAAAACTTGAATCCTCTTTTAAAGAAAGCTGAAAATAATAGAAATCAACTTATAGAACTTTTAAAAGAAAAAGACTATATAGAATTAGCAAATGAATGGATAGCAGGAGCTGAAGAAGTAGAGGGAAAAGAGGGATATTATTTAATAGATGATGAAGAAGTTCATATTCCTATTACAGAGGAAGAATTTGAAAAAAGTATTAGTTGTAGAGGAGGAATAGGAGCTACTATTGGTTTAGATGGAGAACTAGACTTCATATCTATTTATTTAGTATTTGACCCAGATTATTTTGCTGGACATTGTATAGAATGTTATATAGAAGAAAATGGAAGTTTTTCAATCAATGGATTAGCAGGATAGGGAGGTAATTATGGGAGCTTGGGGTATAAAAGCATTAGAAAGTGATGAAGGATTAGATGTTATAGATGTTTTAAGAGAATATCTTGAAGGATTTAAAAATAAGAAAGTGATTACTTTAAAAGAAATAATAAATTTAATGATTGAAGAAGGAATGTTAGGAGAAACTTTTGAAGATATAGAATTTCTTTATGATAATACAGCAATAGCTATATCAGAACTTTATTTTGATTTTAAAGAAAATGGA
The genomic region above belongs to uncultured Fusobacterium sp. and contains:
- a CDS encoding WGR domain-containing protein, whose protein sequence is MKRAFEFIDEKSQKFWWIETSENKFVVNYGKIDTIGKYEIKEWDSVEECEKQATKLINSKIKKGYKEVNFDYNNHHYFDDMDYDIDFLTSHPNFREHFTDEQLYCNCGDEETPFGNDTGNDVLHIIEEKIRKNKNFSFVDFPKNLVEKEWGIEYFEPVSINDEKVFAEELKIKDKGLSREAIINESDEVVIATAFAQIKITGKIDKELKEKALLSLKRMELIAKICGYGESKINKQLYSDLESFKN
- a CDS encoding DUF2262 domain-containing protein, translated to MEKLRVDDFEIEENDWGYIFSTYFDFLGEEVGLTLDLDYNIKDEKEISEEKIREVIEKTLKNLNPLLKKAENNRNQLIELLKEKDYIELANEWIAGAEEVEGKEGYYLIDDEEVHIPITEEEFEKSISCRGGIGATIGLDGELDFISIYLVFDPDYFAGHCIECYIEENGSFSINGLAG